One Malus domestica chromosome 11, GDT2T_hap1 genomic region harbors:
- the LOC139189532 gene encoding uncharacterized protein, with product MTMFSSILDVLEVIADAGMKDILGITNELSQALQRKDQDIVNAIKLVGVSDSFSAFDSQKLLRLAQFYPKDFSMNELVILKIQLETYIVDMRSSIEFLGLKEIGDLAKKMVQCKKHKVYSLVYLLVTLTLTLPVATATIERAFSAMKILKNRLRNRMGDQ from the exons ATGACTATGTTTTCATCCATACTTGATGTACTTGAAGTAATAGCAGATGCTGGA ATGAAAGATATACTAGGAATAACCAATGAATtgtcacaagcattgcaaaggaAGGATCAAGATATTGTAAATGCCATAAAGTTGGTTGGAGTTT CCGACTCCTTCTCTGCTTTTGATAGCCAAAAGCTATTGCGTCTTGCCCAGTTTTATCCTAAAGACTTCTCTATGAATGAGTTGGTGATACTTAAGATTCAACTTGAGACTTACATTGTGGATATGCGGTCTAGCATTGAGTTTTTAGGTTTAAAAGAGATTGGagatcttgcaaaaaaaatggtTCAATGCAAAAAACACAAGGTGTATTCGCTGGTTTACTTGCTTGTAACATTAACACTAACTCTTCCAGTTGCTACTGCAACCATTGAAAGAGCATTTTCAGCCATGAAAATTCTGAAGAATCGCTTGAGAAATCGGATGGGAGATCAATGA